The following coding sequences lie in one Schistosoma mansoni strain Puerto Rico chromosome 3, complete genome genomic window:
- a CDS encoding peptidyl-prolyl cis-trans isomerase-like 1,ppil1, which yields MSAQDQPAFVVLDTNQGTITIELYWKHAPKTCLNFAELARRGYYNNVAFHRVIRDFMIQGGDPTGTGRGGASIYGSYFADEIHPDLKHTGAGVVSMANAGPNTNGSQFFITLAPTQWLDGKHTIFGRVASGMKVVQRLGMVDVDQAERPRELIKIIRANTTNTV from the exons ATGTCAGCTCAAGACCAGCCAGCTTTTGTTGTTCTTGACACTAA TCAAGGCACTATAACTATTGAACTTTATTGGAAGCATGCCCCAAAGACATGCCTTAATTTCGCTGAGTTAGCAAGGCGTGGTTACTATAATAATGTCGCTTTTCATCGTGTTATCCGAGATTTCATGATACAAGGTGGAGACCCAACAGGTACTGGTCGGGGTGGAGCATCAATATATGGCTCTTATTTCGCGGATGAAATTCACCCTGACCTAAAACACACag GTGCTGGAGTTGTTTCAATGGCAAACGCGGGTCCAAATACAAATGGCAGTCAGTTTTTTATAACTTTGGCTCCTACACAGTGGTTAGATGGTAAACATACTATTTTTGGACGTGTTGCTTCCGGCATGAAAGTTGTCCAGCGCCTCG GTATGGTCGATGTTGATCAAGCAGAAAGGCCTCGTGAGCTTATCAAGATAATCCGCGCGAACACAACGAACACTGTGTAA
- a CDS encoding peptidyl-prolyl cis-trans isomerase-like 1,ppil1 — MSAQDQPAFVVLDTNQGTITIELYWKHAPKTCLNFAELARRGYYNNVAFHRVIRDFMIQGGDPTGTGRGGASIYGSYFADEIHPDLKHTGAGVVSMANAGPNTNGSQFFITLAPTQWLDGKHTIFGRVASGMKVVQRLGINNVFHS; from the exons ATGTCAGCTCAAGACCAGCCAGCTTTTGTTGTTCTTGACACTAA TCAAGGCACTATAACTATTGAACTTTATTGGAAGCATGCCCCAAAGACATGCCTTAATTTCGCTGAGTTAGCAAGGCGTGGTTACTATAATAATGTCGCTTTTCATCGTGTTATCCGAGATTTCATGATACAAGGTGGAGACCCAACAGGTACTGGTCGGGGTGGAGCATCAATATATGGCTCTTATTTCGCGGATGAAATTCACCCTGACCTAAAACACACag GTGCTGGAGTTGTTTCAATGGCAAACGCGGGTCCAAATACAAATGGCAGTCAGTTTTTTATAACTTTGGCTCCTACACAGTGGTTAGATGGTAAACATACTATTTTTGGACGTGTTGCTTCCGGCATGAAAGTTGTCCAGCGCCTCGGTATAAATAATGTTTTTCATTCTTAA